The following are encoded together in the Fimbriiglobus ruber genome:
- a CDS encoding PIG-L deacetylase family protein, which yields MANVVLAALAHPDDAEFLCAGVLLRLKREHGWEIHVATMTPGDCGSAEHSPEEIARIRRAEGAAAAAAIGATYHCLEERDLRVIYNEPALEKAVRLINQVKASVVITHSPDDYHLDHEQTSKIVRAATFAAPIPNFLHGRHTHPPIDHIPHVYYCDPLEGKDAFGQPIKPAFRIDVTKVMDGKAAMLACHESQRAWLRKHHGVDNLVDSMKEWSTTQGKAAGVPFAEGYRQHLGHSYPQDNLLGKLLGTV from the coding sequence ATGGCGAACGTGGTTTTGGCGGCGCTGGCCCACCCGGACGACGCGGAATTTCTTTGCGCGGGCGTACTCCTCCGCTTGAAGCGAGAACACGGCTGGGAGATCCACGTCGCCACGATGACGCCGGGCGACTGCGGGTCGGCCGAGCATTCGCCGGAGGAGATCGCCCGCATCCGCCGCGCCGAAGGGGCCGCCGCCGCGGCCGCCATCGGGGCGACCTACCACTGCCTCGAAGAGCGCGACTTGCGGGTGATTTACAACGAGCCCGCACTGGAAAAGGCCGTCCGTCTCATCAACCAGGTCAAGGCGTCGGTCGTCATCACGCACAGCCCGGACGACTACCACCTGGACCACGAGCAGACGAGCAAGATCGTCCGCGCCGCGACCTTCGCCGCACCGATTCCGAACTTCCTCCACGGCCGGCACACCCACCCGCCGATCGACCACATCCCGCACGTCTACTACTGCGACCCGCTCGAAGGGAAGGATGCGTTCGGCCAACCGATCAAGCCGGCGTTCCGGATCGACGTGACGAAGGTGATGGACGGCAAAGCGGCCATGCTCGCGTGCCACGAGAGCCAGCGGGCCTGGCTCCGCAAGCACCACGGGGTCGACAACCTCGTCGACTCGATGAAAGAATGGTCGACGACTCAGGGCAAGGCGGCCGGCGTGCCGTTCGCCGAAGGCTACCGCCAGCACCTCGGCCACAGCTACCCGCAGGACAACCTGCTCGGGAAACTGCTCGGCACGGTCTGA
- a CDS encoding glycoside hydrolase family 2 protein, which produces MRFLLIGAAVLALSPNVRSADWKPAPTPLTTKWGKQVTPDNVWKEYPRPQLVRKEWQNLNGLWDYAITPKSGDKPDKWDGQILVPFCVESSLSGVGKTVTKDQYLWYHRAVEVPAGWKDQRVLLNFGAVDYETAVFVNGKEIGSHKGGFVPFTLDMTDALKPGANELIVRVWDPTDEGAQPRGKQKLKPEGIWYTPVTGIWQTVWMEPVSKVGSIESLAITTDISRGEVTVRAKMSREFGAAFQVQVLDGDKAVGEESSTDFGCTIKIPDAKLWTPDTPHLYTLRLNVVGMQAGSNYDSAESYFAMRKISVGKDEKGLMRMLLNDKPLFQVGPLDQGWWPDGLLTPPSDEAMAYDLKVLKSVGMNMLRKHIKVEPARLYYHCDKLGLLVWQDMPSAMGAGRKHFVGPGAKDDAEFTTEEKKQFLVELKAMIDHLSFFQSIVVWVPFNEGWGQHDTNDVLKWVKDYDKTRLVDGPSGWQDRGFGDMKDMHNYPGPGMFPPMPDRVSVLGEFGGLGLPIKGHLWKDKDNWGYQSFKTIPELRTAYHTLMLRMHPLIGKGLSAAVYTQTTDVEVEVNGLMTYDREIIKLDPKETMAWHKALFGPAPEEKTLVATSETEAQTWRYTTDKPAAGWEKADFDAGKWAEGPGGFGTRMTPGSVVRTEWKTDDIWIRRSFELKDVPTGEIFLRIHHDEDAAVYINGVLAAKRPGYVSSYYSVPLTPEGRAALKAGKNTIAVHCKQTGGGQYIDVGLVELVPAK; this is translated from the coding sequence ATGCGGTTCCTGTTGATCGGCGCGGCCGTTCTGGCGCTCTCGCCGAACGTGCGCTCTGCCGATTGGAAGCCCGCCCCGACCCCACTGACGACCAAGTGGGGCAAGCAGGTTACGCCGGACAACGTCTGGAAGGAATACCCCCGGCCGCAACTCGTGCGGAAGGAGTGGCAGAACCTCAACGGCCTCTGGGATTACGCGATCACGCCGAAGAGCGGCGACAAGCCGGACAAGTGGGACGGCCAGATCCTCGTGCCGTTCTGCGTCGAATCCTCCCTCTCCGGCGTCGGGAAAACGGTCACGAAAGACCAGTACCTCTGGTACCACCGAGCCGTCGAGGTGCCGGCCGGGTGGAAGGACCAGCGGGTGCTGCTCAACTTCGGGGCGGTCGATTACGAGACGGCCGTTTTCGTGAACGGCAAGGAAATCGGCTCGCACAAGGGCGGGTTCGTCCCGTTCACGCTCGACATGACCGACGCCCTGAAACCCGGGGCGAACGAACTGATCGTCCGCGTGTGGGACCCGACCGACGAAGGCGCCCAGCCGCGCGGCAAGCAGAAGCTCAAGCCGGAGGGCATCTGGTACACGCCCGTCACCGGGATCTGGCAGACGGTCTGGATGGAGCCGGTGAGCAAGGTGGGCTCGATCGAATCGCTCGCGATCACGACCGACATTTCCCGCGGCGAAGTGACCGTCCGCGCGAAGATGAGCCGCGAATTCGGGGCCGCGTTCCAGGTTCAGGTTCTGGACGGCGACAAGGCCGTAGGCGAGGAGTCCAGCACGGACTTCGGCTGCACGATCAAGATACCAGACGCGAAACTCTGGACGCCCGACACGCCCCACCTGTACACGCTGCGTCTCAACGTCGTGGGTATGCAGGCCGGGTCGAACTACGACTCGGCCGAGAGCTACTTCGCCATGCGGAAGATCTCGGTCGGGAAGGACGAGAAGGGCCTGATGCGGATGCTGCTGAACGACAAGCCGCTGTTCCAGGTCGGGCCGCTCGACCAGGGGTGGTGGCCGGACGGGTTACTCACGCCCCCGTCCGACGAGGCGATGGCCTACGACCTCAAGGTGCTGAAGAGCGTCGGCATGAACATGCTCCGGAAGCACATCAAGGTCGAACCCGCCCGGCTCTACTACCACTGCGACAAGCTCGGCCTGCTCGTCTGGCAGGACATGCCGAGCGCGATGGGAGCCGGGCGGAAGCACTTCGTCGGGCCGGGGGCGAAGGACGATGCCGAGTTCACGACCGAGGAGAAAAAACAATTCCTCGTGGAACTCAAGGCCATGATCGACCACCTGTCGTTCTTCCAGTCGATCGTCGTCTGGGTGCCGTTCAACGAAGGGTGGGGCCAGCACGACACGAACGACGTGCTGAAGTGGGTCAAGGACTACGACAAGACCCGGCTCGTTGACGGCCCGAGCGGGTGGCAGGACCGCGGGTTCGGCGACATGAAGGACATGCACAATTACCCCGGCCCCGGCATGTTCCCGCCGATGCCCGACCGCGTCTCCGTCCTCGGCGAGTTCGGCGGCCTCGGGCTGCCCATTAAGGGGCACCTCTGGAAAGACAAGGACAACTGGGGCTACCAGTCGTTCAAAACGATCCCCGAACTGCGCACCGCCTACCACACCCTGATGCTCCGCATGCACCCGCTGATCGGCAAAGGCCTGTCAGCAGCGGTCTACACGCAGACCACGGATGTCGAGGTCGAGGTGAACGGGCTGATGACCTACGACCGCGAGATCATTAAGCTCGACCCGAAAGAGACAATGGCGTGGCACAAGGCGCTGTTCGGCCCGGCCCCGGAGGAAAAGACCTTGGTCGCCACGTCCGAGACCGAGGCCCAGACCTGGCGGTACACCACCGACAAGCCCGCCGCCGGGTGGGAGAAAGCCGACTTCGATGCCGGGAAATGGGCCGAAGGGCCAGGCGGGTTCGGCACACGAATGACGCCGGGGTCCGTCGTGCGGACCGAGTGGAAAACGGACGACATCTGGATTCGCCGGTCGTTCGAGCTGAAGGACGTGCCGACGGGCGAAATCTTCCTGCGGATTCACCACGACGAGGACGCCGCCGTTTACATCAACGGCGTCCTCGCCGCGAAGCGGCCGGGGTACGTGTCGAGTTACTATTCCGTGCCGCTGACCCCGGAAGGTCGGGCGGCCCTGAAAGCCGGCAAGAACACAATCGCCGTCCACTGCAAGCAGACCGGCGGCGGGCAGTACATCGACGTGGGGTTGGTGGAACTCGTACCGGCGAAGTAG
- a CDS encoding ThuA domain-containing protein, whose translation MTLSRRAFLHTSAAATAALASTQRLGAAQDKQRKLVMIAGTVSHGPGDHEFNAGVQLLAKCLKETKGLETVVHLNGYPKDDSSLDTADGILLYADGGAGHPFLRDHRLKRIGDLMAKGVGLMCGHFAVEVPKDIGANEMRAWIGGCYEHMYSCNPMWSPEFRSFLDHPVARGVKPFTIKDEWYFNMRFRDGMKGITPILTAVPSDAVRNGPYVYPQGPYKHIQEAAGRPEHMMWAAEREDGGRGIGFTGGHVHRNWLEPNFRKVVLNGLLWICKVDVPKDGVGSTVTEDDIKQNLDPKGKKK comes from the coding sequence ATGACTCTCTCCCGCCGCGCGTTCCTCCACACGTCCGCCGCCGCGACCGCGGCTCTGGCGTCCACCCAGCGACTCGGGGCCGCCCAGGACAAGCAGCGGAAGCTCGTTATGATCGCAGGCACTGTGAGCCACGGCCCCGGCGATCACGAGTTCAACGCCGGTGTCCAACTCCTGGCGAAGTGCCTCAAGGAGACCAAGGGTCTCGAAACCGTCGTCCACCTGAACGGCTACCCGAAAGACGATTCGAGCCTCGACACCGCGGACGGCATCCTGCTCTACGCCGACGGCGGGGCCGGACACCCGTTCCTCCGCGACCACCGGCTCAAGCGGATCGGCGACCTCATGGCCAAGGGTGTCGGCCTGATGTGCGGGCACTTCGCGGTCGAGGTGCCGAAGGACATCGGGGCGAACGAGATGCGGGCCTGGATCGGCGGCTGTTACGAGCACATGTACTCGTGCAACCCGATGTGGTCGCCGGAATTCCGGTCGTTCCTGGACCACCCGGTCGCCCGGGGCGTGAAGCCGTTTACGATCAAGGACGAGTGGTATTTCAACATGCGGTTCCGCGACGGGATGAAGGGGATCACGCCCATCCTGACGGCCGTCCCGTCGGACGCGGTCCGGAACGGCCCGTACGTTTACCCTCAGGGTCCGTACAAACACATTCAGGAAGCGGCCGGCCGCCCCGAACACATGATGTGGGCGGCCGAGCGTGAGGACGGCGGCCGCGGCATCGGCTTCACCGGCGGCCACGTCCACAGGAACTGGCTCGAACCGAACTTCCGCAAGGTCGTGCTGAACGGGCTGCTCTGGATCTGCAAGGTCGACGTTCCCAAGGACGGCGTGGGATCGACCGTGACCGAGGACGACATCAAGCAGAACCTCGACCCGAAAGGGAAGAAGAAATAG
- a CDS encoding PfkB family carbohydrate kinase, with protein MSGLNIRKDNAEFDFLALGALVHRLDPGIIPFRKARTLEIHVSGGEYNVAANLSDCFGLKTAVASAMVNYGIGELVQSKVRETGVTPFYKWFEHDGVRGPNIATVYSDRGAGVRPPVVFYNRSNEAGALLKPGDFDWAKIFARGVRWFHSGGIFAALSETTSELIIEGMKAAKATGAVISLDLNYRAKLWAPLGGTKKAQETLRKIVANVDVLVGNEEDLQKGLGLTGPEVTTHKSALDPDTFFGMIDKAVQLFPNIKMVATTLREVHTTNRHDWAAVLWLDGKRYVSPTCQLDVVDRIGGGDGFAAGAFYGLLAGRTPDEALRLGWAHGALLTTFPGDTTMAKLDEVEAFAKGGSARVQR; from the coding sequence ATGAGCGGGCTGAATATTCGCAAAGATAACGCCGAATTCGACTTCCTCGCGCTCGGCGCGTTAGTCCACCGGCTCGACCCCGGCATCATCCCGTTCCGCAAGGCGCGGACGCTGGAGATCCACGTCTCCGGCGGCGAGTACAACGTCGCGGCCAACCTGTCGGACTGCTTCGGGCTGAAGACGGCCGTCGCGTCCGCGATGGTCAACTACGGCATCGGCGAACTCGTCCAGTCGAAGGTCCGCGAGACCGGCGTGACGCCGTTCTACAAGTGGTTTGAACACGACGGCGTCCGCGGGCCGAACATCGCCACGGTCTACAGCGACCGCGGGGCCGGGGTCCGGCCGCCGGTCGTCTTCTACAACCGATCAAACGAGGCCGGGGCGCTGCTCAAGCCGGGCGACTTCGACTGGGCCAAGATCTTCGCCCGCGGCGTCCGCTGGTTCCACTCGGGCGGCATCTTCGCCGCGCTCTCCGAGACCACGTCCGAACTCATCATCGAGGGGATGAAGGCGGCCAAGGCGACCGGGGCCGTCATCTCGCTCGACCTGAACTACCGGGCTAAACTGTGGGCCCCGCTCGGCGGCACGAAGAAGGCCCAGGAAACGCTCCGCAAGATCGTCGCGAACGTCGACGTGCTGGTCGGGAACGAGGAAGACTTGCAAAAGGGCCTCGGCCTGACCGGTCCGGAAGTGACGACCCACAAGTCCGCGCTCGACCCGGACACGTTCTTCGGCATGATCGACAAGGCCGTGCAGCTGTTCCCGAACATCAAGATGGTGGCCACCACGCTCCGCGAGGTCCACACGACCAACCGCCACGATTGGGCGGCCGTCCTGTGGCTGGACGGCAAACGCTACGTCAGCCCGACGTGCCAGCTCGACGTGGTCGACCGAATCGGTGGTGGCGACGGCTTCGCGGCCGGCGCGTTCTACGGCCTTCTGGCAGGTCGCACGCCCGACGAAGCACTTCGCCTCGGCTGGGCCCACGGCGCGCTGCTGACCACCTTCCCCGGCGACACGACGATGGCCAAGCTGGACGAAGTCGAGGCGTTCGCCAAGGGCGGTTCGGCGCGGGTTCAGCGATAA
- a CDS encoding ArsR/SmtB family transcription factor: MTDYNSAKQCAGLLSAMAETTRILIIEELRASKKNVTELAKLLNTEIVNISHHLGVLRQAGLVKDEKFGRFVEYSLNPEYFGDDGSLEFGWCRVELK; this comes from the coding sequence GTGACTGATTACAACAGCGCCAAACAATGCGCCGGGCTCCTTTCAGCGATGGCGGAAACCACCCGCATTCTCATCATCGAAGAGCTCCGAGCGAGCAAAAAGAACGTGACCGAACTGGCCAAACTGCTGAACACCGAGATCGTCAACATCTCCCACCACCTGGGCGTGCTGCGGCAGGCGGGTCTGGTCAAGGACGAGAAGTTCGGCCGGTTCGTCGAATACTCCTTGAACCCGGAATACTTCGGGGATGATGGGAGTCTCGAATTCGGCTGGTGTCGTGTCGAGCTGAAATAA
- the ftsH gene encoding ATP-dependent zinc metalloprotease FtsH: MAPTPTDRPPVAPRRANPLIPGGWLALGLLVLVVVVLFMLDQKRSLTYTEFKRLAEAGQIKKLTVFGKDKASGEVRDANAEIVKPLRLSGGTKFDVKLSDNQFDQIKFLEAKDDEYRARLKNKNPEDRTEPVVIDLQDEQFPLLAPLVWTIFPVLVLVAFIVFFVLPRLRDPVGGGFLNNYIRSPARRYEKTRGRITFEDVAGMEGAKRELTEIVEFLRNPDKFTRLGAQVPKGVLLVGPPGTGKTLLAKAVAGEANVPFFSINGSEFIQMFVGVGASRVRDLFKTAKDSAPCVIFIDEIDAVGRMRGAGVGGGSDEREQTLNQILSEMDGFQPNETVIVLAATNRPDVLDAALLRPGRFDRHVTVDRPTWQGRLAILKVHTRNKPLSDAVDLERVARGMIGMSGADLRNLCNEAALVATRHGKNKIEQSDFDAAADRVRLGLKREEVVSDEEKKRTAYHEAGHALCAWLEPKADLLTRVSIIPRGRTGGVTMFEANEDRIDHSRSELMAKLVVALGGRAADRMIFGEPMSGAIQDLKQATRIARLMVTQFGMSDRLGPVSYRAGEEHVFLGKEIVESRDFSEGTARVIDEEIQRILNEAEKRSSDLLEKNRADLDLLTNALLQNEELDREAVDRLLRKTPVVSTPPEPAPTPHPVPPPGQPAAIEEDAPVPAKPPRLAFGGM; this comes from the coding sequence ATGGCCCCGACTCCGACCGACCGCCCCCCCGTGGCTCCCCGCCGCGCGAACCCGCTGATCCCCGGCGGGTGGCTCGCTTTGGGCCTTCTCGTGTTGGTGGTGGTCGTACTTTTCATGCTCGACCAGAAGCGGTCGCTGACCTACACCGAGTTCAAGCGACTCGCGGAAGCCGGTCAGATCAAGAAGCTCACCGTCTTCGGCAAGGACAAGGCGAGTGGCGAAGTCCGCGACGCGAACGCCGAAATCGTCAAGCCCCTCCGCCTGTCCGGCGGGACCAAGTTTGATGTCAAGCTTTCGGACAATCAATTTGACCAGATCAAATTCCTCGAAGCCAAGGACGACGAATACCGGGCCCGCCTCAAGAATAAGAACCCAGAGGACCGGACCGAGCCGGTCGTCATTGACCTTCAGGACGAGCAGTTCCCGCTCCTCGCGCCCCTCGTTTGGACCATCTTCCCGGTCCTCGTGCTGGTGGCGTTCATTGTCTTTTTCGTCCTCCCACGGCTCCGCGACCCGGTCGGAGGTGGGTTCCTGAACAACTACATTCGCAGCCCGGCCCGGCGGTATGAAAAGACGCGGGGCCGGATCACGTTCGAAGACGTGGCCGGGATGGAGGGAGCCAAGCGCGAGCTAACCGAGATCGTCGAGTTCCTGCGGAACCCGGACAAGTTCACCCGCCTGGGCGCTCAGGTTCCCAAAGGGGTGCTCCTCGTCGGCCCCCCGGGGACCGGGAAGACGTTGCTGGCCAAGGCCGTCGCCGGGGAAGCGAACGTGCCGTTCTTCAGCATCAACGGGTCCGAGTTCATCCAGATGTTCGTCGGCGTCGGTGCGAGCCGGGTCCGCGACTTGTTCAAAACGGCGAAGGACAGCGCCCCGTGCGTGATCTTCATCGACGAGATCGACGCCGTCGGCCGGATGCGGGGGGCCGGAGTCGGGGGCGGCTCGGACGAGCGGGAACAGACGCTCAATCAGATCCTGAGCGAGATGGACGGCTTCCAGCCGAACGAGACGGTGATCGTCCTCGCGGCGACCAACCGCCCGGACGTACTCGACGCCGCCCTCCTGCGGCCCGGGCGGTTCGACCGGCACGTGACGGTCGACCGGCCGACGTGGCAGGGGCGGCTCGCGATCCTCAAGGTCCACACCCGGAACAAGCCGCTGTCCGACGCCGTGGACCTGGAGCGGGTCGCCCGCGGCATGATCGGGATGAGCGGGGCCGACCTGCGGAATCTCTGCAACGAAGCCGCACTGGTCGCCACGAGGCACGGCAAAAACAAGATCGAACAATCCGACTTCGACGCGGCCGCGGACCGCGTGCGCCTGGGACTCAAGCGCGAGGAAGTGGTCTCCGACGAGGAAAAGAAGCGGACCGCGTACCACGAGGCCGGACACGCCCTGTGCGCGTGGCTGGAGCCCAAGGCCGACCTGCTGACGCGGGTGAGCATCATCCCCCGCGGGCGGACGGGCGGGGTGACGATGTTTGAGGCGAACGAGGACCGAATCGACCACTCGCGCAGCGAACTCATGGCTAAACTGGTCGTCGCGCTGGGCGGACGGGCTGCGGACCGCATGATCTTCGGCGAGCCGATGTCCGGCGCGATCCAGGACTTGAAGCAAGCGACGCGAATCGCGAGGCTCATGGTCACCCAGTTCGGCATGAGCGACCGCCTCGGCCCGGTTTCTTATCGAGCCGGTGAGGAACACGTCTTCCTCGGTAAGGAAATCGTCGAGAGCCGGGATTTCAGTGAGGGAACGGCCCGAGTCATCGACGAGGAAATCCAGCGCATCCTGAACGAAGCCGAAAAACGCAGTAGCGACCTCCTGGAAAAGAACCGCGCCGACCTCGATCTCCTCACGAACGCGCTGCTCCAAAACGAAGAATTGGACCGCGAAGCCGTCGACCGGCTGCTCCGGAAGACACCGGTCGTGAGTACGCCACCCGAGCCCGCTCCCACACCCCACCCGGTACCGCCGCCGGGCCAACCCGCCGCAATCGAAGAGGATGCTCCGGTTCCCGCGAAACCGCCTCGGCTCGCGTTTGGTGGCATGTGA
- a CDS encoding Tex family protein, translating into MNSADPTPTPTNPDLEPAAHAPAGEPPAAPVSEAVAPPPESPTPVETAPAEQVTTSDTPAVTAEAPATEHASTPAADTHTAPAAPTIESVLPPPPPPAPPALPPQPVPQVPQAPQPNDLSRLAQDLQIRKAQVEAVVQLLDDGNTVPFMTRYRKERTGGLDEVQIRRIQDRITHLRELANKKQTVLRSIANQGKLTDDLVQAILTAENLKRVDDLYLPFKAKKKTLASEAREKGLEPLALAIWTRDPAVANLSEVLPGMVDPWKQLHTVDDVLTGVRHILAEIVAERAEVRGPLRAFAWDTALLVSTKTETVPEGKGAEYRDYFDFKEPIHHIPPHRILAVNRGEREQIIRIRIQWDATQAKDIALYHLPLADHPHRELLIPVVGDALDRLLMPSLEREVRREMTEHAQDHAVDIFARNLRSLLMRAPLGGRKVLAIDPGVRTGCKVAVLDETGTLIEDGVVYPHAPQKKVAEAKLKLEQLIRKYGTAVIAIGNGTACRETEQIVSDLIAEFEARRLNPAPAASPIEPVTADTHAAGTAHTDAPAHTAVSTLPAVESAGHTSLPVSPVEHLSTETPVHTGGVEMAGTVHIGTAEATVVSPGLGAGETAVVVAPSGDTVESSVVHSPAVEAPAKAPPAPAISLEGLPEPPADIAYVIVNEAGASDYSASPVAKDEFPTLDATTRGTISIGRRLQDPLAELVKIDPQHVGVGLYQHDVRVKYLKESVETVIESCVNGVGVDLNTASVPLLRHVSGLNQLVARELVEYRKQHGPFTAREDLRKVPQMGDTRFTQAAGFLKIRDGADPLDATWVHPESYPQARQILADLGFTSADLGDKEKLSQLREKLKTTNPDEIAAKLDAGAPTVRDIFDAIARPGRDPREDRPQPIFRKGVLKLEDLKAGMELKGEVLNVVDFGAFVDVGLKDSGLVHISQMANRYIKSPYDVIAVGDVVSVWVMNVDPDRRRVSLSMIAPGQERRPPERRPQGERQGGERGERQGGERPRGERPPQQQGDRPPQGDRAPQGPRQQGPRPPQGPGQGPGQRPGFQPRPEGAPQGDRPPQGDRPPQRQFGGQRPGGGGGRPQQRGPGAPGWRTGPKPPPTPAAPPGTPAVGGDQASPAPGTTPPAPLPGKKPPRSRATPKISDQQKTGKEPVYSFAQLAALLKAKDEPPPATPVEPAPEAKAASAETSAPPADVISPSEPPSGQQGS; encoded by the coding sequence ATGAACTCCGCCGACCCGACGCCCACGCCGACCAACCCGGACCTCGAACCCGCGGCCCACGCCCCCGCAGGCGAGCCGCCGGCCGCGCCGGTTTCCGAGGCGGTCGCGCCGCCACCGGAATCGCCCACCCCGGTTGAGACCGCACCGGCGGAGCAGGTGACAACGTCGGACACGCCCGCCGTGACGGCTGAAGCCCCGGCCACGGAACACGCGAGTACGCCGGCGGCAGACACTCACACCGCACCGGCGGCGCCGACGATCGAGTCCGTCCTGCCGCCGCCCCCACCGCCCGCGCCGCCGGCTCTGCCGCCCCAGCCGGTGCCGCAAGTGCCGCAGGCCCCGCAGCCGAACGACCTGTCCCGCCTCGCCCAGGATTTGCAAATCCGAAAGGCGCAGGTCGAAGCGGTCGTACAACTGCTCGACGACGGGAACACGGTCCCGTTCATGACGCGGTATCGGAAGGAACGGACCGGCGGCCTGGACGAAGTGCAAATCCGCCGCATCCAGGACCGCATCACCCACCTCCGCGAACTCGCGAACAAAAAACAGACCGTCCTCCGCAGCATCGCCAACCAGGGCAAGTTGACGGACGATCTGGTTCAGGCCATCCTCACGGCCGAGAACCTGAAGCGGGTCGACGACCTGTACCTGCCGTTCAAGGCCAAGAAGAAGACACTCGCTTCCGAGGCCCGGGAAAAGGGGCTGGAACCGCTCGCGCTGGCGATCTGGACCCGCGACCCGGCCGTCGCCAACCTGTCGGAAGTGCTGCCTGGGATGGTCGACCCGTGGAAGCAACTTCACACGGTCGACGACGTGCTGACCGGCGTGCGGCACATCCTCGCCGAAATCGTCGCCGAGCGGGCGGAAGTCCGCGGGCCGCTCCGCGCGTTCGCCTGGGACACCGCCCTGCTCGTGTCCACGAAGACCGAGACCGTCCCCGAGGGCAAGGGGGCCGAGTACCGCGACTACTTCGACTTCAAGGAACCGATCCATCACATTCCCCCCCACCGCATCCTCGCGGTGAACCGCGGGGAGCGCGAGCAGATCATCCGCATCCGCATTCAGTGGGACGCGACCCAGGCCAAAGACATCGCACTGTACCACCTGCCCCTCGCCGACCACCCGCACCGCGAACTGCTGATCCCGGTCGTGGGGGACGCGCTCGACCGGCTGCTGATGCCGAGCCTGGAGCGGGAAGTCCGCCGCGAGATGACGGAACACGCCCAGGATCATGCCGTCGATATTTTCGCCCGGAACCTGCGGAGCCTGCTCATGCGGGCTCCCCTCGGCGGCCGGAAAGTGCTGGCCATCGACCCGGGCGTCCGGACCGGCTGCAAGGTGGCCGTGCTGGACGAAACCGGCACGCTCATCGAAGACGGCGTCGTCTACCCGCACGCCCCGCAGAAGAAGGTCGCCGAGGCGAAGCTGAAGCTCGAACAGTTGATCCGGAAGTACGGCACGGCCGTCATCGCGATCGGGAACGGGACCGCGTGCCGGGAAACCGAACAGATCGTGTCGGACCTGATCGCCGAGTTCGAGGCCCGGCGGCTGAACCCGGCGCCGGCCGCGTCCCCGATCGAACCGGTGACCGCCGACACGCACGCGGCCGGTACAGCCCACACCGACGCCCCGGCTCACACGGCCGTCAGCACCCTGCCCGCCGTCGAATCGGCCGGCCACACGTCGCTACCCGTTTCCCCGGTCGAACACCTCTCCACCGAGACGCCCGTCCACACCGGCGGCGTCGAGATGGCCGGGACCGTACACATCGGGACGGCCGAGGCGACGGTCGTGTCTCCGGGCCTCGGTGCGGGTGAGACGGCCGTCGTCGTGGCCCCCTCGGGCGATACGGTCGAATCCTCCGTCGTCCACTCGCCCGCGGTCGAGGCGCCGGCCAAGGCGCCGCCCGCGCCCGCGATTTCCCTCGAAGGGTTGCCCGAGCCGCCGGCGGACATCGCCTACGTGATCGTGAACGAGGCCGGGGCCAGCGACTACTCGGCCAGCCCGGTCGCCAAGGACGAATTCCCCACCCTGGACGCGACCACCCGCGGGACGATCTCGATCGGCCGCCGGCTCCAGGACCCGCTGGCCGAACTCGTCAAGATCGACCCGCAGCACGTCGGCGTCGGCCTGTACCAGCACGACGTCCGCGTGAAGTACCTCAAGGAATCGGTCGAGACGGTGATCGAGTCGTGCGTGAACGGGGTCGGGGTCGACCTGAACACGGCGAGCGTCCCGCTGCTCCGGCACGTGTCGGGGCTGAACCAGCTCGTCGCCCGGGAACTGGTCGAGTACCGCAAACAGCACGGCCCGTTTACCGCCCGGGAAGACCTCCGCAAAGTTCCCCAGATGGGTGACACGCGGTTCACCCAGGCGGCCGGGTTCCTCAAGATCCGCGACGGCGCCGACCCGCTCGACGCCACCTGGGTTCACCCGGAAAGCTACCCCCAGGCCCGACAGATCCTCGCCGACCTCGGCTTCACCTCCGCCGACCTCGGCGACAAGGAAAAGCTCTCGCAACTCCGCGAGAAACTGAAGACGACCAACCCGGACGAGATCGCGGCCAAGCTGGACGCCGGAGCCCCGACCGTCCGCGACATCTTCGACGCCATCGCCCGCCCGGGCCGCGACCCGCGGGAAGACCGCCCGCAGCCGATCTTCCGTAAAGGCGTACTCAAGCTCGAAGACCTGAAGGCGGGGATGGAACTCAAAGGCGAAGTCCTGAACGTCGTCGACTTCGGCGCGTTCGTGGACGTCGGCCTGAAGGACAGCGGTCTCGTCCACATCAGCCAGATGGCCAACCGGTACATCAAGAGCCCGTATGACGTCATCGCCGTCGGGGACGTGGTGTCGGTGTGGGTCATGAACGTCGACCCGGACCGCCGCCGCGTGTCGCTGAGCATGATCGCCCCGGGCCAGGAACGCCGGCCGCCGGAGCGCCGCCCGCAGGGCGAGCGACAAGGCGGTGAGCGCGGCGAACGTCAGGGTGGCGAGCGGCCCCGTGGGGAACGACCGCCCCAACAGCAAGGCGACCGCCCGCCGCAAGGCGACCGCGCACCGCAAGGTCCACGCCAACAGGGTCCTCGCCCGCCGCAGGGACCAGGACAAGGGCCGGGTCAACGACCCGGATTCCAGCCGCGACCTGAAGGGGCTCCTCAAGGCGATCGTCCGCCACAGGGCGACCGCCCGCCACAGCGGCAATTTGGTGGACAGCGGCCCGGCGGCGGGGGCGGTCGCCCGCAACAACGCGGCCCGGGCGCTCCCGGGTGGCGGACCGGCCCGAAGCCCCCGCCGACCCCGGCCGCACCCCCGGGTACCCCGGCGGTCGGAGGGGACCAGGCGAGCCCTGCCCCGGGAACGACGCCACCCGCACCGCTCCCGGGTAAGAAACCGCCCCGCTCCCGGGCGACGCCCAAGATCAGCGACCAGCAGAAGACCGGCAAAGAGCCGGTGTACTCCTTCGCGCAACTCGCTGCCTTGCTGAAGGCAAAGGACGAACCACCTCCCGCCACGCCGGTCGAACCGGCGCCGGAGGCCAAGGCCGCGTCTGCCGAAACGAGTGCCCCACCTGCGGACGTTATCTCGCCGTCGGAACCGCCCTCCGGGCAACAAGGTAGTTGA